Proteins from one Xanthobacter autotrophicus Py2 genomic window:
- a CDS encoding heavy metal translocating P-type ATPase (TIGRFAM: ATPase, P-type (transporting), HAD superfamily, subfamily IC; copper-translocating P-type ATPase; heavy metal translocating P-type ATPase~PFAM: Haloacid dehalogenase domain protein hydrolase; YHS domain protein; E1-E2 ATPase-associated domain protein~SMART: TRASH domain protein~KEGG: rle:RL1892 putative cation transporting P-type ATPase): MTEQDAHAGHHHHHGAHPGPQAGSAPGETVKDPVCGMEVNPATAPFRSSYAGKPFFFCSAKCHDTFEANPSAYAPGAAQPQATGKAPPAGVIYTCPMHPQIRQLGPGTCPICGMTLEPEVATAETGPSAELVDMTRRFWVGLILALPVLALEMGGHLTNLHMLLGAQAANWAQLVLATPVVLWAGWPFFVRAWQSLVTRHLNMFTLIAMGTGVAWLYSVVATAAPQIFPSTFRAADGSVAIYFEAAAVITVLVLLGQVLELRAREQTGGAIRALLDLAPKSARRVRADGSDEDVALEQVAVGDRLRVRPGEKVPVDGELVEGRSSVDESMITGESMPVTKEVGAKVIGGTLNQSGGFIMQAGKVGRDTMLAQIVHMVAEAQRSRAPIQRLADEVSGWLVPVVIAIALLAFAAWGIFGPEPRFAHGLIAAVAVLIIACPCALGLATPMSIMVGVGRGASMGVLIKNAEALERFEKVDTLVVDKTGTLTEGKPKVVALKAAGDLDEGELLRLAATLERASEHPLAAAIVAAATERNLPLGEARDFDSPVGKGVTGTVDGRKLVIGSHRIMGEESVDLSPLSAPAEALRADGATVIFVAIDGRLGGLVAIADPVKATTPAAVAALREAGVRVVMLTGDNRTTAEAVARRLGIAEVEAEVLPENKAQVVARLRGEGRIVAMAGDGVNDAPALAAADVGVAMGTGTDVAIESAGVTLLKGDLQGIVRARQLSHATMSNIRQNLFFAFIYNAAGVPVAAGVLYPWLGLLLSPIIAAAAMALSSVSVIANALRLRSASVGAGK; encoded by the coding sequence ATGACTGAGCAGGACGCCCACGCCGGCCATCACCACCACCATGGCGCCCATCCTGGCCCGCAGGCGGGTTCAGCGCCGGGCGAGACGGTCAAGGACCCCGTCTGCGGCATGGAGGTGAACCCGGCCACCGCCCCGTTCCGCTCCTCCTACGCCGGCAAGCCGTTCTTCTTCTGCTCGGCGAAATGCCACGACACGTTCGAGGCGAACCCGTCCGCCTATGCGCCCGGCGCGGCGCAGCCGCAGGCCACGGGGAAGGCGCCGCCGGCGGGCGTGATCTACACCTGCCCCATGCACCCGCAGATCCGCCAGCTGGGACCCGGCACCTGCCCCATCTGCGGCATGACCTTGGAGCCCGAGGTCGCGACCGCCGAGACCGGCCCCAGCGCCGAGCTCGTGGACATGACCCGGCGCTTCTGGGTCGGCCTCATCCTCGCTTTGCCGGTCCTCGCCCTGGAGATGGGCGGCCACCTCACCAACCTCCACATGCTGCTCGGCGCCCAGGCCGCCAACTGGGCCCAGCTGGTGCTGGCGACGCCGGTGGTGCTGTGGGCCGGCTGGCCGTTCTTCGTGCGGGCGTGGCAGTCGCTGGTGACGCGGCACCTCAACATGTTCACCCTGATCGCCATGGGCACGGGCGTCGCGTGGCTCTACAGCGTCGTCGCCACCGCCGCGCCGCAGATCTTCCCCTCGACCTTCCGCGCCGCCGACGGCTCGGTGGCCATCTATTTCGAGGCGGCGGCGGTCATCACGGTGCTGGTGCTGCTCGGCCAGGTGCTGGAATTGCGCGCTCGCGAGCAGACCGGCGGCGCCATCCGCGCCTTGCTCGACCTCGCCCCCAAGTCGGCGCGGCGGGTGCGCGCCGATGGCAGCGATGAGGACGTGGCGCTGGAACAGGTCGCGGTGGGGGATCGCCTGCGCGTGCGGCCCGGCGAGAAGGTGCCGGTGGATGGCGAGCTGGTCGAGGGGCGCTCCTCGGTGGACGAATCCATGATCACGGGCGAGTCCATGCCGGTCACCAAGGAGGTCGGCGCGAAGGTCATCGGCGGCACCCTCAACCAGAGCGGCGGCTTCATCATGCAGGCTGGCAAGGTCGGCCGGGACACCATGCTGGCGCAGATCGTCCACATGGTGGCGGAGGCCCAGCGCTCGCGCGCGCCGATCCAGCGCCTCGCCGACGAGGTGTCCGGCTGGCTCGTGCCGGTGGTGATCGCCATCGCCCTCCTCGCCTTCGCGGCGTGGGGCATCTTCGGCCCCGAGCCGCGCTTCGCCCATGGCCTCATCGCCGCGGTGGCGGTGCTCATCATCGCCTGCCCATGCGCGCTGGGGCTCGCCACCCCCATGTCCATCATGGTGGGGGTGGGACGCGGCGCCTCCATGGGCGTGCTCATCAAGAACGCCGAGGCGCTGGAGCGGTTCGAGAAGGTGGACACGCTGGTGGTGGACAAGACCGGCACCCTCACCGAGGGCAAGCCCAAGGTGGTCGCGCTCAAGGCGGCGGGCGACCTCGACGAGGGAGAGCTGCTGCGGCTCGCCGCGACCCTGGAGCGGGCGAGCGAGCATCCGCTTGCCGCCGCCATCGTGGCGGCCGCGACGGAACGGAACCTGCCGCTCGGCGAGGCCCGGGACTTCGACAGCCCGGTGGGCAAGGGCGTGACCGGCACGGTGGACGGGCGCAAGCTCGTCATCGGCAGCCACCGCATCATGGGCGAAGAAAGCGTGGACCTCTCGCCCCTCTCCGCGCCGGCCGAGGCGCTGCGCGCCGACGGCGCGACCGTGATCTTCGTCGCCATCGACGGACGCCTCGGCGGCCTCGTCGCCATCGCCGATCCGGTCAAGGCGACCACCCCCGCGGCGGTCGCCGCGCTTCGCGAGGCCGGCGTGCGCGTCGTCATGCTCACCGGCGACAACCGGACCACGGCCGAGGCGGTGGCCCGCCGGCTCGGCATCGCCGAGGTCGAGGCCGAGGTGCTGCCGGAAAACAAGGCGCAGGTGGTGGCGCGGCTGCGCGGGGAAGGCCGCATCGTCGCCATGGCCGGCGACGGCGTGAACGACGCGCCGGCCCTCGCCGCGGCGGACGTGGGGGTGGCCATGGGAACGGGCACGGACGTCGCCATCGAGAGCGCCGGCGTGACCCTGCTGAAGGGCGACCTCCAGGGCATCGTGCGCGCCCGCCAGCTCAGCCACGCCACCATGAGCAACATCCGCCAGAACCTGTTCTTCGCCTTCATCTACAATGCGGCGGGGGTGCCGGTGGCGGCCGGCGTGCTCTATCCGTGGCTCGGCCTGCTGCTCTCGCCCATCATCGCCGCGGCGGCCATGGCGCTGTCCTCGGTCAGCGTCATCGCCAACGCGCTGCGCCTGCGAAGCGCCTCCGTTGGTGCGGGCAAGTAA
- a CDS encoding Isoprenylcysteine carboxyl methyltransferase (PFAM: Isoprenylcysteine carboxyl methyltransferase~KEGG: rle:RL1891 putative transmembrane protein) encodes MTETPAYGLWGLVLINSAVFILFAASFTRLSTPRDWRTLGAFSAFILALFTEMYGFPLTIYLLSGWLGRQFPGVDFWSHDAGHLLETLFGWRVNPHFGPFHILSNILIFGGFWLLATSWNVLYAAQRDHRLASEGPYARIRHPQYAAFVVIMFGFLLQWPTLVTLAMFPVLVWIYARLARREEAAARAAFGPVWDDYARRVPAFFPRIRAVSGTALRPGDTSHD; translated from the coding sequence ATGACCGAGACTCCCGCCTACGGCCTGTGGGGCCTCGTCCTCATCAATTCCGCCGTCTTCATCCTGTTCGCCGCGAGCTTCACCCGGCTCAGCACGCCGCGCGACTGGCGCACGCTCGGGGCGTTCTCGGCCTTCATCCTCGCGCTGTTCACCGAGATGTACGGGTTCCCGCTCACCATCTACCTGCTCTCGGGATGGCTCGGGCGCCAGTTTCCCGGGGTCGACTTCTGGTCCCACGATGCCGGCCATCTGCTGGAGACCTTGTTCGGCTGGCGGGTGAACCCCCATTTCGGGCCGTTCCACATCCTCAGCAACATCCTGATCTTCGGCGGCTTCTGGCTGCTCGCCACGAGCTGGAACGTGCTCTACGCGGCCCAGCGCGACCATCGGCTGGCGAGCGAAGGCCCGTATGCCCGGATCCGGCACCCCCAATATGCCGCCTTCGTCGTCATCATGTTCGGCTTCCTGCTCCAGTGGCCGACCCTGGTGACGCTTGCCATGTTCCCGGTGCTGGTGTGGATCTATGCGCGCCTCGCCAGGCGCGAGGAGGCCGCCGCCCGCGCCGCGTTCGGGCCGGTGTGGGACGATTACGCCCGCCGCGTTCCCGCCTTTTTCCCCCGGATCCGCGCCGTGTCCGGGACTGCCCTTCGCCCCGGAGACACTTCCCATGACTGA
- a CDS encoding conserved hypothetical protein (KEGG: pna:Pnap_4539 hypothetical protein), which yields MSLHDHTAHRPEPRDEDGARPPHRSFWLSPGGIVAIGFLLAAAFLLFSEHRAHALGYLPFLLLLACPLMHMFMHHGHGQHAGHGGTDRGSRTEGDAQ from the coding sequence ATGTCCCTTCACGACCACACCGCTCACCGGCCGGAACCGCGCGACGAAGACGGCGCCAGGCCGCCCCACAGGAGCTTCTGGCTCTCGCCCGGCGGCATCGTCGCCATCGGCTTTCTTCTCGCGGCGGCGTTCCTGCTGTTCTCGGAACATCGGGCCCATGCGCTCGGATATCTGCCCTTCCTCCTGCTGCTCGCCTGCCCGCTGATGCACATGTTCATGCATCATGGCCACGGGCAGCACGCGGGACACGGGGGGACCGACCGGGGATCGCGCACAGAAGGCGACGCGCAATGA
- a CDS encoding protein of unknown function DUF1520 (PFAM: protein of unknown function DUF1520~KEGG: sme:SMa1082 hypothetical protein) has protein sequence MTTFRNLMLAGALLIATPGFAEDAHHPPEAQPAAPQSTAPQAVAPAPQPPQASPAPAGPQGTMGAGTMGAGMMGMMGQGGMGGGMGAGMGAGMGMMGGNAAGGMGMMHGAAGAMGMGQMMDPGRIEGRIAFLKAELKITAAQQPVWTAFTEALKANRAMMGDMQEMMMAAQGGGAPTALQRIDAHERMLVARLEAVRRLKAALGPLYAAFDEAQKRTADQLLMPGGMGPM, from the coding sequence ATGACCACGTTTCGCAATCTCATGCTCGCGGGCGCGCTGCTGATCGCCACGCCGGGCTTCGCCGAGGACGCGCACCATCCGCCGGAGGCCCAGCCCGCGGCGCCCCAATCCACGGCGCCCCAGGCGGTCGCTCCGGCGCCGCAGCCGCCTCAGGCCAGCCCGGCGCCCGCCGGTCCCCAAGGCACGATGGGAGCTGGCACGATGGGAGCTGGCATGATGGGGATGATGGGCCAGGGCGGCATGGGTGGCGGCATGGGTGCCGGGATGGGGGCCGGGATGGGGATGATGGGGGGCAACGCCGCCGGCGGTATGGGCATGATGCATGGCGCCGCTGGCGCCATGGGCATGGGCCAGATGATGGATCCCGGCCGCATCGAGGGGCGCATCGCCTTCCTCAAGGCCGAACTCAAGATCACCGCCGCCCAGCAGCCCGTGTGGACGGCGTTCACCGAGGCGCTCAAGGCCAACCGCGCCATGATGGGCGACATGCAGGAGATGATGATGGCCGCGCAGGGCGGCGGCGCCCCGACCGCGCTCCAGCGGATCGACGCGCATGAGCGCATGCTCGTGGCCCGCCTGGAGGCGGTGCGCCGCCTGAAGGCGGCGCTCGGTCCGCTCTACGCCGCGTTCGACGAGGCGCAGAAGCGCACGGCCGACCAGCTTCTGATGCCCGGCGGCATGGGCCCCATGTGA
- a CDS encoding conserved hypothetical protein (KEGG: bvi:Bcep1808_7267 hypothetical protein) has product MSRTWRIGIDISLALIGNEHVTMTLQNGFSPPAADTVSLSLETISFDSTSWGSAPVLRPTNREMRVVDPARLLQALFIYTQDSVERTILFWDTLRQRADNMLAHERAGKPALLDFDYDVLLDARQFEHPANYALLRVTRVGDECLEDCLDASKPPVVILDPRAGHGPGIGGFRQESEVGVALHQGHPVYFVTFFPEPAPGQTLADVLHALRRFIEEVSRLHPGQAPVLYGNCQAGWAVTLLAADCAGLTGTTVLNGTPLSYWAGESGINPMRIAAGFEGGAWLTHLLADLGDGRFDGAFLVQNFEGLKPEAVWEKYANLYAHVDTERERFLAFERWWGGYYFLSREEILAIVENFFVGNRLEQGRVRICHGCHVDLRRIRNPMVIFASYGDDITPPHQALGWIPTVYRDTDDLKAAGQRIVYLVNRHVGHLGIFVSAKVARLEHRAILESLPRIEALPPGLYEMKIDNPSGDPDCRAGDYTVRFEARQVSDIRFAREDAAFERVRDLSERNEAFYRTFVSPWVRAVTTPWSAAALEAMHPMRTSRLLLSEGFLPWMRGVRRLAEMIGADRHLAAPDNPFKVAEAVAVSRVTEGIEQGRRLRDAAWERVFDSLYGGPNAAGPAVPASPATAGDALPRDRGSI; this is encoded by the coding sequence ATGTCGCGCACATGGCGCATCGGGATCGACATCAGCCTCGCGCTGATCGGAAACGAGCACGTCACCATGACACTGCAGAATGGATTCAGCCCGCCTGCTGCTGATACGGTATCATTATCCTTAGAGACAATCTCTTTTGACAGCACTAGCTGGGGATCGGCGCCGGTCTTACGGCCGACAAACCGGGAGATGCGTGTCGTTGATCCAGCAAGGCTCCTCCAGGCTCTTTTCATTTACACGCAGGATTCCGTAGAACGTACCATCCTGTTCTGGGACACGCTGCGTCAGCGCGCCGACAACATGCTGGCGCATGAACGCGCGGGGAAGCCGGCGCTGCTCGACTTCGACTACGACGTGCTCCTCGATGCACGGCAGTTCGAGCATCCGGCAAACTATGCCCTGCTGCGGGTCACCCGCGTGGGAGACGAGTGCCTGGAAGATTGCCTGGACGCGTCCAAGCCGCCCGTGGTGATCCTTGATCCGCGCGCCGGCCACGGGCCCGGGATCGGCGGCTTCAGGCAGGAGTCGGAAGTGGGTGTCGCCCTGCACCAGGGGCATCCGGTCTATTTCGTCACCTTCTTTCCCGAGCCCGCCCCGGGGCAGACGCTCGCCGACGTGCTCCACGCCCTGCGGCGGTTCATCGAGGAGGTGTCGCGCCTCCACCCCGGCCAGGCGCCCGTGCTCTACGGCAATTGCCAGGCCGGCTGGGCGGTGACGCTGCTCGCCGCCGACTGCGCGGGGCTGACCGGAACCACCGTTCTCAACGGGACCCCCCTCTCCTACTGGGCCGGCGAGAGCGGCATCAACCCCATGCGCATCGCCGCCGGCTTCGAGGGCGGGGCGTGGCTGACCCACCTCCTCGCCGACCTCGGGGACGGCCGCTTCGACGGCGCCTTCCTGGTGCAGAACTTCGAGGGGCTGAAGCCCGAGGCCGTGTGGGAGAAGTATGCGAACCTCTACGCCCACGTGGATACCGAGCGCGAGCGGTTCCTCGCCTTCGAGCGCTGGTGGGGCGGCTATTACTTCCTGAGCCGCGAGGAAATCCTCGCCATCGTGGAGAACTTCTTCGTCGGCAACAGGCTGGAGCAGGGCCGCGTGCGGATCTGCCACGGGTGCCACGTGGATCTGCGGCGCATCCGCAACCCGATGGTGATCTTCGCCTCCTACGGCGACGACATCACCCCGCCCCACCAGGCGCTCGGCTGGATCCCCACCGTCTACAGGGATACGGACGACCTGAAGGCGGCGGGCCAGCGCATCGTCTATCTCGTCAACCGGCACGTGGGCCATCTCGGCATCTTCGTGTCCGCCAAGGTCGCGCGGCTGGAGCATCGCGCCATCCTTGAAAGCCTGCCGCGGATCGAGGCTCTGCCGCCCGGCCTCTACGAGATGAAGATCGACAATCCCTCGGGCGATCCCGATTGCCGCGCCGGGGACTACACCGTCCGTTTCGAAGCACGCCAGGTATCGGACATCCGCTTTGCTCGGGAGGATGCCGCGTTCGAGCGCGTGCGCGACCTCTCCGAGCGCAACGAAGCCTTCTACCGCACATTCGTCAGCCCCTGGGTGCGGGCGGTGACGACGCCCTGGTCCGCGGCGGCGCTGGAGGCGATGCATCCCATGCGCACGAGCCGCCTCCTCCTGTCCGAGGGCTTCCTGCCCTGGATGCGCGGGGTTCGCCGGCTCGCCGAAATGATCGGCGCGGACCGTCATCTGGCCGCTCCGGACAATCCCTTCAAGGTGGCGGAGGCGGTCGCCGTCTCGCGGGTCACCGAAGGGATCGAGCAGGGACGGCGCCTGCGGGACGCCGCGTGGGAGCGCGTCTTCGACAGCCTCTATGGCGGCCCCAACGCCGCCGGGCCGGCTGTCCCCGCATCCCCGGCCACGGCCGGCGATGCGCTGCCGCGGGATCGCGGATCGATCTGA
- a CDS encoding conserved hypothetical protein (KEGG: rle:RL1888 hypothetical protein) produces the protein MGRMVKFRRPKGWARVLPAILVAVAMLFAPLAGAMPMPCHDHDETILVLGLDDGQALSSRNGMDHTDTSSDSADHGRCCSLSCGVSVLVKDGVDLEVRHLTFSRTRLNLADQLDDGLAVSPGLDPPRFQV, from the coding sequence ATGGGGCGAATGGTCAAGTTCCGGCGGCCAAAAGGATGGGCAAGAGTGTTGCCGGCTATTCTGGTGGCGGTAGCGATGCTGTTTGCGCCCTTGGCCGGCGCGATGCCGATGCCTTGTCATGACCACGACGAAACCATTCTGGTGCTAGGCCTCGATGATGGGCAGGCGTTATCCTCTCGGAATGGAATGGATCATACCGACACGTCGTCCGACTCCGCTGATCACGGGAGATGCTGCAGCCTGTCCTGCGGCGTCTCAGTGTTAGTGAAGGATGGCGTCGATCTGGAAGTTCGCCATCTGACTTTCAGCCGCACCCGGCTCAACCTCGCCGATCAGCTCGATGACGGGCTGGCGGTGTCCCCCGGCCTTGATCCTCCGCGTTTCCAAGTCTGA
- a CDS encoding multicopper oxidase type 2 (PFAM: multicopper oxidase type 1; multicopper oxidase type 2; multicopper oxidase type 3~KEGG: rle:RL1889 putative multicopper oxidase), protein MNRRHFLNRMMAGAAAFGTSAAFHPVNAWAQAAPDAARPAANAAPRPLGVVSRTIEVNGKAARVFGLAQSDGTSGLTLDAGGSFDVALSNRIDEPTLIHWHGLTPPWAMDGVPDNPAALLGPSEARRYTFPVGAGGTHWMHAHTLQEQNLLAAPLIVRTAADRQRDEQEVVILLHDFSFTPAEELLAKLKGSPTAGAMPMDQGAMAQSDAMKGMAGMMDSGTTGQMQSMPGMVMDLNDIDYDAYLANDRTLGDPEVVAVDKGGRVRLRIINGATATAFTINIGSLDGELIAVDGQAVQPVAGRSFPISMGQRLDIRLALPKAGGSFPVLALREGGAERAGIILASAGATIAKIPILGQAKGPVLGLDLEQRLRAVEPLAQRAADRHFALTLTGNMADYSWGIGGGDALRIKRGERVEVALANMSMMAHPMHLHGHAFQVVGINGKTVGGALRDTILLPPMARVTVAFDADNPGRWPLHCHHLYHMATGMMSFVSYDA, encoded by the coding sequence ATGAATCGTCGTCATTTTCTGAACCGGATGATGGCCGGAGCGGCCGCATTCGGCACCTCGGCTGCCTTTCATCCAGTCAACGCCTGGGCGCAGGCTGCACCCGACGCCGCTCGGCCCGCTGCAAACGCCGCGCCGCGCCCGCTCGGCGTGGTCAGTCGAACCATCGAGGTCAATGGCAAAGCAGCACGCGTATTCGGGCTTGCCCAGTCCGACGGCACATCGGGCCTGACCCTGGATGCCGGGGGCAGCTTCGACGTCGCGCTTTCCAACCGGATCGATGAGCCGACGCTCATCCATTGGCATGGCCTGACACCGCCCTGGGCAATGGACGGTGTGCCGGACAATCCTGCCGCGCTTCTGGGACCCTCCGAAGCGCGCCGCTACACCTTCCCGGTCGGCGCCGGAGGCACGCACTGGATGCACGCTCATACGCTGCAGGAGCAGAATCTGCTGGCGGCGCCGCTGATCGTGCGGACCGCCGCCGACCGGCAGCGGGACGAGCAGGAGGTGGTGATCCTGCTGCACGACTTCTCGTTCACGCCTGCGGAAGAACTGCTCGCCAAGCTCAAAGGAAGCCCTACCGCCGGTGCCATGCCAATGGATCAGGGCGCGATGGCCCAAAGCGACGCGATGAAGGGCATGGCCGGCATGATGGACTCCGGCACGACGGGCCAGATGCAAAGCATGCCGGGCATGGTGATGGATCTCAACGACATCGACTATGACGCCTACCTCGCCAATGACCGCACGCTGGGTGACCCCGAGGTCGTCGCCGTCGACAAGGGCGGCCGGGTGCGCCTGCGGATCATCAACGGCGCGACGGCGACCGCCTTCACCATCAATATCGGAAGCCTGGATGGAGAACTCATCGCGGTCGACGGCCAAGCCGTTCAGCCGGTCGCCGGCCGGTCCTTCCCGATTTCCATGGGCCAGCGCCTGGATATCCGGCTGGCGTTGCCGAAGGCGGGCGGCTCGTTTCCGGTCCTCGCCCTGCGCGAGGGAGGCGCCGAGCGCGCGGGGATCATCCTTGCATCCGCTGGCGCGACGATCGCCAAGATTCCGATACTCGGACAAGCCAAGGGACCGGTGCTCGGGCTCGACCTCGAGCAGAGGCTGCGCGCCGTCGAACCGCTGGCGCAGCGCGCCGCCGACCGCCATTTCGCACTCACCCTCACCGGCAATATGGCGGACTATAGCTGGGGTATCGGTGGGGGCGACGCGCTGCGGATCAAGAGGGGAGAGCGCGTCGAGGTCGCATTGGCGAACATGTCGATGATGGCGCACCCGATGCACCTGCATGGCCACGCATTCCAGGTGGTCGGCATCAACGGCAAGACGGTCGGCGGCGCGCTGCGCGACACTATTCTCCTCCCGCCGATGGCTCGCGTGACCGTGGCCTTCGACGCGGACAATCCCGGACGCTGGCCACTCCACTGCCACCACCTTTACCACATGGCGACCGGCATGATGTCGTTCGTTAGTTACGACGCGTGA
- a CDS encoding hypothetical protein (KEGG: maq:Maqu_0995 transposase IS116/IS110/IS902 family protein), which translates to MEVKVIGVDIAKRYFQVHGINSSGEAVLRRKLTRDLFLKLFSGLPSCLVGIEAGSGAHHWARELTKLGHDVRLMAPQFVRPYVNSRPNETCTGAESAVQPKGLAKGQVLMTRECLREAIDVGQGGTVRRVPLLKRQGSGMSVRLQTMGWMRALLAFLVAITLLVAPVAGAWAMPCYDLVRQEQATVVESGELQAAIRGDGLQGHSHAVGHTLWCSSACASCVVALAAPGPTVPKRIVLAARYAQRDEIVTGLAFPPTLGPPRTRT; encoded by the coding sequence ATGGAAGTAAAGGTTATCGGGGTCGACATAGCGAAGCGGTACTTTCAGGTTCACGGAATCAACTCTTCCGGTGAGGCGGTTTTGCGCCGAAAGCTGACCCGTGATCTTTTTCTGAAGCTGTTCAGCGGACTGCCATCCTGCCTCGTCGGCATTGAGGCTGGTTCGGGAGCGCATCACTGGGCGCGCGAGCTGACGAAGCTCGGTCACGACGTTCGCCTGATGGCGCCGCAGTTCGTGCGCCCGTACGTGAACTCGCGGCCGAATGAGACGTGCACCGGGGCAGAATCGGCGGTCCAGCCCAAGGGCCTCGCGAAGGGACAAGTTCTCATGACGAGAGAATGCCTCAGAGAGGCCATTGATGTAGGTCAAGGTGGAACTGTGCGGAGAGTGCCCCTCTTGAAGAGGCAAGGATCAGGTATGAGCGTCAGGTTGCAGACGATGGGATGGATGAGAGCGTTGCTGGCTTTTCTGGTCGCGATCACGTTGCTCGTTGCCCCTGTCGCCGGCGCGTGGGCCATGCCGTGTTACGATCTTGTCCGGCAAGAGCAAGCAACCGTCGTGGAAAGCGGCGAACTTCAGGCGGCCATCAGAGGCGATGGCCTCCAAGGTCATTCTCACGCCGTTGGCCATACGCTCTGGTGCAGCAGCGCATGCGCATCCTGTGTCGTGGCCCTTGCCGCACCAGGTCCGACTGTCCCGAAGCGCATCGTGCTCGCTGCGCGCTACGCACAGCGTGATGAAATCGTGACCGGACTGGCCTTTCCACCCACCCTCGGTCCTCCTCGAACCCGTACCTGA
- a CDS encoding transposase IS3/IS911 family protein (PFAM: transposase IS3/IS911 family protein~KEGG: rle:pRL120646 putative transposase-related protein), which yields MTLSRVEVITSVERRRRWPRAEKERLVALALEPGASASEIARSAGVHVSQLFRWRKQLCERVTPQLPAFLPVIVELPAEPASPPDEPLPRKRKARRESRIEIELASGDRLRLEGDVDGRTLREAIAALRAR from the coding sequence ATGACCCTGTCGCGGGTGGAGGTGATCACCTCGGTGGAGCGGCGCCGGCGTTGGCCGCGGGCCGAGAAGGAGCGGCTGGTGGCGCTGGCACTGGAGCCCGGGGCTTCAGCTTCCGAGATCGCCCGCTCGGCGGGTGTGCATGTGAGCCAACTCTTCCGCTGGCGCAAGCAGTTGTGCGAGCGGGTCACGCCCCAGTTGCCGGCCTTCCTGCCGGTGATTGTCGAGCTGCCTGCGGAACCCGCGTCACCCCCCGACGAGCCATTGCCGCGTAAGCGCAAGGCCCGTCGCGAGAGCCGCATCGAGATTGAACTGGCTTCTGGCGACCGGCTGCGGCTGGAGGGCGACGTGGATGGCCGAACGCTGCGCGAGGCGATCGCCGCCCTGAGAGCGCGATGA